A genomic region of Corallococcus soli contains the following coding sequences:
- the coaA gene encoding type I pantothenate kinase encodes MSATKPRAASMYVDLDRDAWRQLRASTPLTLTAEEVEKLRGLGERLDIEEVVDVYLPLSRLLHLQVASAQSLWAAQQAFLGYSGRKVPFIIAIAGSVAVGKSTTARILQALLARWPEHPRVELVTTDGFLFPNRVLTERGIMNRKGFPESYDRRGLVRFLAELKAGKDEVTAPVYSHLVYDIVPEEAQTIRQPDILILEGLNVLQTGLVEGGQLPQTFLSDFFDFSIYVDALETDIRHWYVERFLHLWETAFHDERSFFRRFTELSRDQAVARAASVWAEINGPNLAQNIAPTRSRARLILVKGNDHKVRRVRMRKL; translated from the coding sequence ATGTCCGCGACCAAGCCCCGCGCCGCATCGATGTACGTCGACCTCGACCGCGACGCGTGGCGGCAACTGCGGGCCTCCACGCCCCTGACGTTGACGGCGGAGGAGGTGGAGAAGCTGCGCGGCCTGGGCGAGCGGCTGGACATCGAAGAGGTGGTGGACGTCTACCTGCCGCTGTCGCGTCTGCTGCACCTGCAGGTGGCGTCGGCGCAGTCGCTGTGGGCGGCGCAGCAGGCGTTCCTGGGGTATTCGGGGCGCAAGGTGCCGTTCATCATCGCCATCGCGGGCAGCGTGGCGGTGGGCAAGAGCACGACGGCGCGCATCCTCCAGGCCCTGCTCGCGCGCTGGCCGGAGCATCCGCGCGTGGAGCTGGTGACGACGGACGGGTTCCTGTTCCCCAACCGGGTGCTGACCGAGCGCGGCATCATGAACCGCAAGGGCTTTCCGGAGAGCTATGACCGCCGGGGGCTGGTGCGCTTCCTGGCGGAGCTGAAGGCGGGGAAGGACGAGGTGACGGCGCCGGTGTATTCGCACCTCGTCTACGACATCGTCCCGGAGGAGGCGCAGACCATCCGCCAACCGGACATCCTCATCCTGGAGGGGCTCAACGTCCTGCAGACGGGGCTGGTGGAGGGGGGGCAGTTGCCGCAGACGTTCCTGTCGGACTTCTTCGACTTCTCCATCTACGTGGACGCGCTGGAGACGGACATCCGCCACTGGTACGTGGAGCGCTTCCTCCACCTGTGGGAGACGGCGTTCCACGACGAGCGGTCCTTCTTCCGGCGCTTCACCGAGCTGTCGCGGGACCAGGCAGTGGCCCGGGCCGCGTCGGTGTGGGCGGAGATCAACGGGCCCAACCTGGCGCAGAACATCGCGCCCACGCGCTCACGCGCACGGCTCATCCTGGTGAAGGGCAACGACCACAAGGTCCGCCGCGTGCGCATGCGCAAGCTGTAG
- a CDS encoding Rieske 2Fe-2S domain-containing protein: protein MAVPVPAGEDVARLPGPVCPRSWYLVGPSASLRRGQTRGVQVGGRELVVFRSASGRVHALEAHCPHLGAHLKHGTVQGELLRCPLHHWSFDGAGRCRAVPGQGDVSHLPGPRAFPAEERFGGVLVFNGPTALFPPPDVGGPEHVWSVGEPVTVRCPWLPLAANSFDLEHLRTVHHRELWDVPTLDTPDPFTLRLRYTSRVIGTGASDRVMKALSGNRIRVTLMLHGGTLMSVQSDLGRARGLLLAALTPVAEGVSVRLAVAARRGRVPGAAALALGVSRWLYTSFLRRDLFVLDGMRFNVATATADPVMRQLLDFAIGLPEDPADARR, encoded by the coding sequence ATGGCTGTCCCCGTGCCGGCCGGGGAGGATGTGGCACGCCTCCCCGGGCCCGTGTGTCCGCGCTCCTGGTACCTCGTGGGTCCTTCCGCGTCACTGCGGCGGGGCCAGACGAGGGGTGTGCAGGTGGGCGGGCGGGAGCTGGTGGTGTTCCGGAGCGCGTCGGGCCGGGTGCACGCGCTGGAGGCGCACTGTCCCCACCTGGGGGCCCACCTGAAGCACGGCACCGTCCAGGGCGAGCTGTTGCGCTGCCCCCTGCACCACTGGAGCTTCGACGGGGCGGGCCGGTGCCGCGCCGTGCCGGGCCAGGGGGACGTATCCCACCTGCCGGGTCCTCGCGCCTTCCCGGCGGAGGAGCGCTTCGGGGGGGTGCTGGTCTTCAACGGCCCCACGGCGCTCTTCCCACCGCCGGACGTGGGCGGCCCGGAGCACGTGTGGAGCGTGGGCGAGCCGGTGACGGTGCGCTGTCCGTGGCTGCCGCTCGCGGCGAACTCGTTCGACCTGGAGCACCTGCGCACGGTGCACCACCGGGAGCTGTGGGACGTGCCCACGCTGGACACGCCGGATCCGTTCACGCTGCGGCTGCGCTACACGTCGCGGGTCATCGGCACCGGGGCGAGCGACCGGGTGATGAAGGCGCTGTCGGGCAACCGCATCCGCGTGACGCTCATGCTGCACGGGGGCACGTTGATGTCGGTGCAGAGCGACCTGGGCCGGGCGCGGGGCTTGCTGCTCGCGGCCCTGACGCCGGTGGCGGAAGGGGTGTCGGTGCGGCTCGCCGTCGCCGCGCGAAGGGGGCGTGTCCCGGGCGCGGCGGCGCTGGCGCTCGGGGTGTCGCGGTGGCTCTACACGTCGTTCCTGCGCCGCGACCTGTTCGTGCTGGACGGGATGCGCTTCAACGTCGCCACGGCGACCGCGGATCCGGTGATGCGCCAGTTGCTAGACTTCGCCATCGGGCTGCCCGAGGACCCGGCCGATGCGCGCCGATGA
- a CDS encoding SgcJ/EcaC family oxidoreductase has protein sequence MVRTRLCLLALLFVVVPVVAGAQAPAELAGAPGDEATHQALRAIKQDMEDALNKQDLERLLSHLHPDVVFSTMNNDVRVGKDSIRAYYAQMLGGPDSVVKKVTAKFDVDALTRLYGNAGVAHGSSLDHYELSDGSDIVINGRWTCTMVKEGDRWLIAAFHYSTNVFDNPLLTKVKNAALGFGAFVAVAALAVGFFLGRRGRRPATA, from the coding sequence ATGGTGCGCACCCGGCTGTGTCTCCTGGCGTTGCTGTTCGTCGTGGTTCCCGTGGTGGCGGGAGCGCAGGCTCCGGCCGAACTGGCGGGCGCCCCTGGGGATGAAGCGACGCATCAGGCGCTTCGCGCCATCAAGCAGGACATGGAGGACGCGCTCAACAAGCAGGACCTGGAGCGGCTGCTGTCGCACCTGCACCCGGACGTCGTGTTCTCCACCATGAACAACGACGTGCGCGTGGGCAAGGACTCCATCCGCGCCTACTACGCCCAGATGCTGGGCGGCCCGGACAGCGTCGTGAAGAAGGTGACGGCGAAGTTCGACGTGGATGCGCTCACGCGGCTGTATGGCAACGCGGGCGTCGCGCATGGCTCCTCTCTGGATCACTACGAGCTGAGCGACGGCAGCGACATCGTCATCAACGGCCGGTGGACCTGCACGATGGTGAAGGAGGGCGACCGCTGGCTCATCGCCGCGTTCCACTACTCCACCAACGTGTTCGACAACCCCCTGCTCACCAAGGTGAAGAACGCCGCCCTCGGCTTCGGCGCCTTCGTCGCGGTCGCCGCGCTCGCGGTGGGTTTCTTCCTCGGCCGTCGGGGCCGCCGGCCCGCGACGGCCTGA
- a CDS encoding AAA family ATPase: protein MKLTRLHVHHYRELAPDTALTFGPTLNVVVGATGSGRTTLLDLVSRVLCSDFSGLLREPFSLDYALRFDGLTVEVAVRNEPPAALPAPKGEEGPGASLALPPAGLAHGLMPSIVATVRWDAAEDVRLVMRASATGFACEVDGAAGFTRRMHWSVLDRSVWTLLFMAAQYLERGVKDRLKDLLRRTFLLAPPRFDESLGMFEHLGAIRYAMERRGEDLFPLGLMALPTWMPGWLREQVEHEPLPPTLMFRHETLPESFLARFVTLAGFASGTLTLDVTETTPLSQGGRLGFSGFRFAFVRGDGTPVAQEQLGYGQRRLLSFLYYLDVHDAFVIADELPDGLHPDLVAACVKDVGERQAFLTSQNPLLFEHLSFRDAEDLRTSVIHCEGGTGRGAWRWTQPSPEVAARLFSAYREGARPLGAVLRAQGFG from the coding sequence ATGAAGCTGACGCGCCTGCACGTCCACCACTACCGCGAGCTCGCGCCGGACACGGCCCTGACGTTCGGCCCCACGCTCAACGTGGTGGTGGGGGCGACGGGCAGCGGGCGCACGACGCTCCTGGACCTGGTGTCCAGGGTGCTGTGTTCGGACTTCTCCGGGCTCTTGCGCGAGCCGTTCTCGCTGGACTACGCGCTGCGCTTCGACGGGCTGACGGTGGAGGTGGCCGTGCGCAACGAGCCGCCCGCCGCGCTGCCCGCGCCGAAGGGCGAGGAGGGCCCCGGGGCGTCGCTGGCCCTGCCGCCCGCGGGGCTCGCGCATGGGCTGATGCCCTCCATCGTGGCGACGGTGCGCTGGGACGCGGCGGAGGACGTGCGGCTGGTGATGCGCGCGAGCGCCACCGGCTTCGCGTGCGAGGTGGATGGCGCGGCCGGCTTCACCCGGCGCATGCACTGGTCGGTGTTGGATCGCTCCGTCTGGACGCTGCTCTTCATGGCGGCGCAGTACCTGGAGCGCGGCGTGAAGGATCGGCTGAAGGACCTCCTGCGCCGCACCTTCCTGCTGGCGCCGCCGCGCTTCGACGAGTCGCTGGGGATGTTCGAGCACCTGGGCGCCATCCGCTACGCGATGGAGCGGCGGGGCGAGGACCTGTTCCCGCTGGGGCTCATGGCGCTGCCCACGTGGATGCCCGGTTGGCTTCGCGAGCAGGTGGAGCACGAACCGCTGCCCCCGACGCTGATGTTCCGCCACGAAACGCTGCCGGAGAGCTTCCTCGCGCGCTTCGTGACGCTGGCGGGGTTCGCGTCGGGCACGCTCACGCTGGACGTGACGGAGACGACGCCCCTGTCCCAGGGGGGACGGCTGGGCTTCAGCGGCTTCCGCTTCGCGTTCGTGCGCGGGGACGGCACGCCGGTGGCGCAGGAGCAGCTCGGGTATGGCCAGCGCCGGCTGTTGTCCTTCCTGTACTACCTGGACGTCCACGACGCGTTCGTCATCGCGGATGAGCTGCCGGACGGACTGCACCCGGACCTGGTGGCGGCGTGCGTGAAGGACGTGGGCGAGCGCCAGGCGTTCCTCACCAGCCAGAACCCCCTGCTGTTTGAACACCTGTCCTTCCGCGACGCGGAGGACCTCCGGACGTCGGTGATCCACTGCGAGGGCGGCACGGGGCGCGGGGCCTGGCGCTGGACGCAGCCGTCGCCGGAGGTGGCGGCGCGCCTGTTCAGCGCGTACCGCGAGGGGGCCAGGCCGCTGGGCGCGGTGCTGCGCGCCCAGGGCTTCGGGTGA
- a CDS encoding phosphatase PAP2 family protein, with protein MSESPALLGWPASGELKRTGALALGFTLFFLAVYGGASWVTGFYAGGLRVDLPFEQHIPFIPGWAAVYVSMDVLLLLSLFIFRTWRRMLPFALALCAETVLGALCFLVLPVEVAWPPRAVTGGWTQVFHLADTMNLERNYLPSLHVAFACTAAIAYGERSGPVARAVFALWALAIAASTLLIHEHHLVDVFAGALLAWGTWRVVAPRAREAGFIEAVRVEALCAREMYRFARRHPRYGLIALALYQQSVGRWRKARRARAGFCFLQLVDDVLDGDRPVEGEPLEHIDALLVRLETGAPHVPGASPEFHDTATTLGRVLLTELSDDRARAQVLELVRTMQKDRERVRDGRWWDAAALQAHHAATFRLSVDLMLHVADARVRAEEAPSLLAVLGWCSVMRDLREDLAQGLFNVPADVAEEVRASGHDPASLDVLLASEAGRAWVLAEHQRARALLERSAVELAALEGRPGAPLLRLFHRSVESFWAKRLPRRMPFLRQSSALRTS; from the coding sequence ATGAGCGAATCCCCCGCGCTCCTCGGGTGGCCGGCGTCCGGGGAGCTGAAGCGCACGGGGGCGCTCGCGCTCGGCTTCACGCTGTTCTTCCTGGCGGTCTACGGGGGCGCGAGCTGGGTGACGGGCTTCTATGCCGGCGGCCTGCGGGTGGACCTGCCCTTCGAGCAGCACATCCCGTTCATCCCCGGCTGGGCGGCCGTCTACGTCAGCATGGACGTGCTGCTGTTGCTGTCCCTGTTCATCTTCCGGACGTGGCGGCGGATGCTCCCCTTCGCGCTGGCGCTGTGCGCGGAGACCGTGCTGGGCGCGCTCTGCTTCCTCGTCCTTCCCGTCGAGGTCGCGTGGCCACCGCGCGCCGTGACGGGCGGCTGGACGCAGGTCTTCCACCTCGCGGACACGATGAACCTGGAGCGCAACTACCTGCCCTCGCTCCACGTCGCCTTCGCCTGCACCGCGGCCATTGCCTACGGTGAGCGTTCGGGGCCGGTGGCCCGCGCGGTGTTCGCGCTGTGGGCCCTGGCCATCGCGGCGTCCACGCTGCTCATCCACGAGCACCATCTGGTGGACGTGTTCGCCGGAGCGCTGCTGGCCTGGGGGACGTGGCGCGTCGTGGCGCCCCGGGCCCGGGAGGCAGGGTTCATCGAGGCCGTGCGGGTGGAGGCGCTCTGCGCGCGGGAGATGTACCGCTTCGCACGCCGGCACCCGCGCTACGGACTCATCGCGCTGGCGCTGTACCAGCAGTCCGTGGGGCGCTGGCGCAAGGCACGCAGGGCGCGGGCGGGGTTCTGCTTTCTCCAACTCGTGGACGACGTGCTGGATGGGGACCGTCCCGTGGAAGGCGAGCCGCTGGAGCACATCGACGCGCTCCTCGTGCGACTGGAGACCGGCGCGCCCCATGTGCCCGGGGCATCGCCCGAGTTCCACGACACCGCGACAACGCTGGGACGGGTCCTGCTCACGGAGCTGTCCGATGACCGGGCCCGCGCGCAGGTGCTCGAACTGGTGCGCACGATGCAGAAGGACCGCGAGCGGGTGCGCGATGGTCGCTGGTGGGACGCGGCCGCGCTCCAGGCGCACCATGCGGCCACCTTCCGCCTGTCGGTGGACCTGATGCTGCACGTCGCGGATGCGCGCGTGCGAGCGGAAGAAGCCCCGTCCCTGCTCGCGGTGCTGGGCTGGTGCTCCGTGATGCGCGACCTGCGCGAGGACCTGGCGCAGGGCCTCTTCAACGTGCCCGCCGACGTCGCGGAGGAGGTGCGCGCCAGTGGCCATGACCCCGCGAGCCTCGACGTCCTGCTCGCCTCCGAAGCCGGGCGGGCCTGGGTGCTCGCCGAGCATCAGCGGGCCCGGGCGCTGCTTGAGCGGTCAGCGGTGGAGCTGGCCGCCCTGGAGGGCAGGCCCGGAGCACCGCTGCTCCGCCTGTTCCACCGCTCGGTGGAGTCCTTCTGGGCGAAGAGACTTCCCCGGAGGATGCCCTTCCTCCGCCAGTCGTCCGCGCTCAGGACCTCTTGA
- a CDS encoding OprO/OprP family phosphate-selective porin — protein MSAVPGPALLVVASLLLAAPRASAQPPAPEAPPPEAPIIQLSEEGFSLSSGDKAFVVKLRGQLQADGRFFVDDPERNGTNTFVMRRVRPILDGTFFGFVDFRFMPDFGSAQPLVQDAWIDFHPSDKIRLRAGKFKTPFGLELLQAAVNTPFIERSLTVDLVPIRDVGLELHGNVLGGRLQYSVAALNGEADGVSSDLNTDDGFDLAARLFVQPFKAGGPSLLKGLGVGFAVTRGQQFGTPGSASTTGVSVLRSTGQEILFNYLTGAGAGATVTAYGEHLRYSPQGYFYVGPLGLLAEYVSSSQEVRVGDARARLRHQAWQALASWVVFGGDAAYDGVKPTTPFDPETGRGGALEVAVRYHALDLDDDAFPLFADPTKSVTAAKGFGVGANWYFNKRVRFGANFHRTDYEGGATEGDRAPENVFITRFQVAF, from the coding sequence GTGTCCGCCGTCCCTGGTCCAGCCCTCCTCGTCGTCGCAAGCCTGCTGCTCGCCGCGCCCCGCGCCAGCGCCCAGCCCCCGGCCCCCGAGGCCCCGCCGCCGGAGGCACCCATCATCCAGCTTTCCGAAGAGGGCTTCTCCCTGTCGTCCGGGGACAAGGCCTTCGTGGTGAAGCTGCGCGGGCAGCTCCAGGCGGATGGGCGCTTCTTCGTCGACGACCCGGAGCGCAACGGCACCAACACCTTCGTCATGCGGCGCGTGCGCCCCATTCTGGACGGGACGTTCTTCGGCTTCGTCGACTTCCGCTTCATGCCGGACTTCGGCAGCGCGCAGCCGCTGGTGCAGGACGCGTGGATCGACTTCCACCCCAGCGACAAGATCCGCCTGCGCGCGGGCAAGTTCAAGACGCCCTTCGGTCTGGAGCTGCTCCAGGCCGCGGTCAACACGCCCTTCATTGAACGCTCGCTCACCGTGGACCTGGTGCCCATCCGCGACGTGGGCCTGGAGCTGCACGGCAACGTGCTCGGCGGGCGCCTGCAGTATTCAGTGGCGGCGCTCAACGGCGAGGCGGACGGCGTGAGCTCCGACCTCAACACGGATGACGGCTTCGACCTGGCCGCGCGGCTCTTCGTCCAGCCCTTCAAGGCGGGCGGCCCCTCCCTGCTCAAGGGCCTGGGCGTGGGCTTCGCGGTGACGCGGGGCCAGCAGTTCGGCACCCCCGGCTCCGCCAGCACCACCGGCGTGTCCGTCCTTCGCAGCACCGGCCAGGAGATCCTCTTCAACTACCTCACGGGAGCGGGCGCTGGCGCCACCGTCACGGCGTACGGCGAACACCTGCGCTATTCACCCCAGGGCTACTTCTACGTGGGACCGCTGGGGCTGCTCGCGGAGTACGTCAGCTCCTCGCAGGAGGTGCGCGTGGGGGACGCTCGCGCGCGGCTGCGACACCAGGCGTGGCAGGCGCTGGCGTCGTGGGTGGTGTTCGGCGGGGACGCCGCGTACGACGGCGTCAAGCCGACCACGCCCTTCGATCCGGAGACGGGCCGGGGCGGCGCGCTGGAGGTGGCGGTGCGCTACCACGCCCTGGACCTGGACGATGACGCCTTCCCCCTCTTCGCGGACCCCACGAAGTCGGTGACGGCGGCGAAGGGCTTCGGCGTCGGCGCCAACTGGTACTTCAACAAGCGCGTGCGCTTTGGCGCCAACTTCCACCGCACGGACTACGAGGGCGGCGCCACCGAAGGCGACCGCGCCCCCGAGAACGTCTTCATCACCCGGTTCCAGGTCGCCTTCTAG
- a CDS encoding fatty acid desaturase, with product MRADDAPPIPAALNAVLLAAAMGAGALCLWTASHAEGLAVRLVAAGVFSYVNNTVFSLLHEATHGVLHPSKRVNNGLGRLAATFFPTSFTLQRAFHLTHHRHNRTDREQFDYLRPGDHRWLKRAQWYAILTGIYWVFVPVGALVFALAPGLLKRLRGTGTRYGEQTGADAYLGRLEEAPGGAIRAEVVWMVAVQAGLAYALDLTLGGWALCYAAFAVNWSSLQYADHAWSPLDVREGAWDLRVAAPVRWVFLNYHYHRAHHAHPQVPWLYLGRYVDERVPRPGFLRIWLSMWRGPRPLPEKAP from the coding sequence ATGCGCGCCGATGACGCCCCGCCCATCCCGGCCGCGCTCAACGCGGTCCTGCTCGCCGCGGCGATGGGCGCGGGGGCGCTGTGCCTGTGGACGGCGTCGCACGCGGAAGGACTGGCGGTGCGACTGGTGGCGGCCGGGGTGTTCTCCTACGTGAACAACACGGTGTTCTCGCTGTTGCACGAAGCGACGCACGGCGTGCTGCATCCGTCGAAGCGCGTGAACAACGGGCTCGGGCGCCTGGCGGCGACGTTCTTCCCGACGTCGTTCACGTTGCAGCGCGCCTTCCACCTGACGCACCACCGCCACAACCGCACGGACCGCGAGCAGTTCGACTACCTGCGCCCGGGCGACCACCGCTGGCTCAAGCGCGCGCAGTGGTACGCCATCCTCACCGGCATCTACTGGGTGTTCGTGCCGGTGGGGGCGCTCGTGTTCGCGCTCGCGCCGGGGTTGCTGAAGCGGCTGCGAGGCACGGGCACGCGCTACGGGGAGCAGACCGGCGCGGACGCGTACCTGGGGCGGCTGGAGGAGGCACCGGGCGGCGCCATCCGCGCCGAGGTCGTGTGGATGGTGGCCGTGCAGGCGGGGCTGGCGTACGCGCTGGACCTGACGTTGGGAGGCTGGGCGCTGTGCTACGCGGCGTTCGCGGTGAACTGGAGTTCGCTCCAGTACGCGGACCACGCGTGGTCCCCGCTGGACGTGCGCGAAGGCGCCTGGGACCTGCGGGTCGCCGCGCCGGTGCGCTGGGTGTTCCTCAACTACCACTACCACCGGGCCCATCACGCGCATCCCCAGGTGCCCTGGCTCTACCTGGGCCGCTACGTGGATGAGCGCGTCCCGCGCCCGGGGTTCCTGCGCATCTGGCTGTCGATGTGGCGGGGGCCGCGACCGTTGCCGGAGAAGGCGCCATGA
- a CDS encoding type I restriction enzyme HsdR N-terminal domain-containing protein: MDANQLLELVKRYQDSKSFITNEETAKLALVVPFIRLLGYDPGFPREVRLEYAADFVQGDGKKLPDRMDFAIFDQTGAKPLIVIETKPLGTDLKSRAQQLARYLSQLPELHFGIITDGCHYLFFGDLENPNVMDPEPFFTFSLEDTKADWAKVAKFLSKFSRESFNATTLITDAENSRYRQSMIDKLSAVLKAPGENEGFLKWLTEDIYKGKRTTAVMERLGEVAKEAIEPTLLRVMGDDFLNKLKERIQRLNEGTEPSTPIESTNVVKAESAKPFDTEPRTSGDEKGRSVNDTTEEELAFFNVIRDICGKNGHLTEDILYRDTSNYFNVSFKKPTKWFVRFFGNGKRKSIVTWAPVEEARSLAAGFEVEAAPAAFGISRIYIETIPQVWALKALVTRSLELSLTVKDEPSPEPAVLKVVSSQ, encoded by the coding sequence GTGGACGCGAATCAACTGCTGGAGCTGGTCAAGCGCTATCAGGACTCCAAGTCATTCATCACCAATGAGGAGACCGCCAAGCTCGCGCTGGTGGTCCCCTTCATCCGGTTGCTTGGCTACGACCCCGGTTTTCCACGCGAGGTCCGGCTGGAGTATGCGGCTGACTTCGTCCAGGGCGACGGGAAGAAGCTCCCGGATCGCATGGACTTCGCCATCTTCGACCAGACCGGCGCGAAGCCCCTCATCGTCATCGAGACCAAGCCCCTGGGCACGGACCTCAAGTCCCGTGCCCAGCAGCTGGCGCGCTACCTCTCCCAGCTCCCGGAGCTCCACTTCGGCATCATCACGGATGGGTGCCACTATCTCTTCTTCGGAGATCTGGAGAACCCCAACGTCATGGACCCGGAGCCCTTCTTCACGTTCTCCTTGGAGGACACGAAGGCAGACTGGGCGAAGGTCGCGAAGTTCCTGTCCAAGTTCAGCCGCGAGTCTTTCAACGCAACCACGTTGATCACCGACGCGGAGAACAGCCGGTATCGCCAGAGCATGATCGACAAGCTGTCGGCCGTGCTGAAGGCCCCCGGTGAGAACGAGGGCTTCCTCAAGTGGCTCACCGAGGACATCTACAAGGGGAAGCGCACCACCGCGGTGATGGAACGCCTTGGAGAAGTTGCCAAGGAAGCCATCGAACCCACCCTCCTCCGGGTGATGGGCGATGACTTCCTGAACAAGCTCAAGGAGCGCATCCAGCGGTTGAACGAAGGCACGGAGCCGTCCACCCCGATTGAAAGCACCAACGTGGTGAAGGCGGAAAGCGCCAAGCCCTTCGACACGGAACCGCGCACCTCCGGAGATGAGAAGGGCCGCTCCGTCAACGACACCACCGAGGAGGAGCTGGCCTTCTTCAACGTCATCCGGGACATCTGCGGCAAGAACGGACACCTGACGGAGGACATCCTCTACCGGGACACGTCGAACTACTTCAACGTGTCCTTCAAGAAGCCCACGAAGTGGTTCGTCCGGTTCTTCGGCAACGGCAAGCGCAAGAGCATCGTCACCTGGGCTCCGGTCGAAGAGGCCAGGAGCCTCGCGGCGGGGTTCGAGGTCGAAGCGGCCCCTGCGGCTTTCGGCATCAGCCGGATCTACATTGAGACGATTCCGCAGGTATGGGCGCTCAAGGCCCTGGTGACCCGGAGCCTGGAACTGTCGCTCACGGTCAAGGACGAGCCCAGCCCGGAACCCGCGGTGCTCAAGGTCGTCTCCAGTCAGTAG
- a CDS encoding cyclic nucleotide-binding domain-containing protein, whose protein sequence is MAGETAGSGRGGAMRGGTLQVVQTLAAQGEPERAAQLYEELGAAQRERLRKEASQGTAKERHWLVDVLRRARDFTGAARLLDGSGDDVKVADLYAQGGQHVAAAEAYLRAGEVERAAAAFERGGALERALEVYRGLGASESMAHCLVRLGRHFEAADLYHQLGQAHAEAEALGGVLAEDPRYVEAVLRTCKVLDAGGFTHRALAVLADALSSSELLRVDPVLVTEKARLLRRMGLDVEAEALLARLAAGASVPEASGYRFLKAIPIFGELPLEDMKDLYRLARPVTATPGTVMLEKGAPGTGLLVLLEGSVDVFSGNEPNARLLNTLGPGSHLGEISLVQDGPVSANVRAKTAVRALRITRESFQHFLATHDTASLHIYRLFTQSLAARVRALSS, encoded by the coding sequence ATGGCAGGCGAGACGGCGGGCAGCGGACGGGGCGGCGCGATGCGAGGCGGCACGCTCCAGGTGGTGCAGACCCTGGCGGCGCAGGGAGAGCCGGAGCGCGCGGCGCAGCTCTACGAGGAGCTGGGGGCCGCGCAGCGCGAGCGTCTGCGCAAGGAGGCCTCGCAAGGCACCGCGAAGGAGCGCCACTGGCTGGTGGACGTGCTGCGCCGGGCGCGCGACTTCACGGGCGCGGCGCGGCTGCTGGATGGCAGCGGCGACGACGTGAAGGTGGCGGACCTGTACGCGCAGGGCGGCCAGCATGTGGCGGCGGCGGAGGCCTACCTGCGCGCGGGCGAGGTGGAGCGCGCCGCGGCGGCCTTCGAGCGCGGTGGGGCGCTGGAGCGCGCGCTGGAGGTGTATCGGGGCCTGGGCGCCAGCGAGTCCATGGCGCACTGCCTGGTCCGCCTGGGACGCCACTTCGAGGCCGCGGACCTGTACCACCAGCTGGGACAGGCGCACGCGGAGGCCGAGGCGTTGGGCGGCGTGCTCGCCGAGGACCCCCGCTACGTCGAAGCCGTGCTGCGCACCTGCAAGGTGCTGGACGCGGGAGGCTTCACGCACCGGGCGCTCGCGGTGCTGGCGGACGCGCTGAGCAGCTCCGAGCTGTTGCGCGTGGATCCGGTGCTCGTCACGGAGAAGGCGCGCCTGCTGCGGCGCATGGGGCTGGACGTGGAGGCGGAGGCGCTGCTGGCGCGGCTCGCCGCCGGGGCGTCCGTGCCGGAGGCGAGCGGCTACCGCTTCCTCAAGGCCATTCCCATCTTCGGCGAGCTGCCGCTGGAGGACATGAAGGACCTGTACCGGCTGGCGCGGCCGGTGACGGCGACGCCGGGCACGGTGATGCTGGAGAAGGGCGCCCCCGGCACCGGGCTGCTGGTGTTGCTGGAGGGCTCCGTGGACGTCTTCAGCGGCAACGAGCCCAACGCGCGGCTGCTCAACACGCTGGGGCCGGGCTCGCACCTGGGGGAGATCTCCCTTGTGCAGGACGGCCCGGTGTCCGCGAACGTGCGGGCGAAGACCGCGGTGCGCGCGCTGCGCATCACCCGCGAGAGCTTCCAGCACTTCCTGGCCACGCACGACACGGCGTCGCTGCACATCTACCGGCTCTTCACGCAGAGCCTCGCGGCGCGCGTGCGGGCGCTGAGCAGCTGA